From the genome of Pelmatolapia mariae isolate MD_Pm_ZW linkage group LG12, Pm_UMD_F_2, whole genome shotgun sequence, one region includes:
- the LOC134638969 gene encoding cytotoxic granule associated RNA binding protein TIA1-like — MMEDDQPRTLYVGNLSRDVTEPLILQVFTQIGPCKSCKMIVDTAGNDPYCFVEFYDHRHAAASLAAMNGRKIMGKEVKVNWATTPTSQKKDTSNHFHVFVGDLSPEITTEDVKAAFGPFGRISDARVVKDMATGKSKGYGFVSFFNKWDAENAIQHMGGQWLGGRQIRTNWATRKPPAPKTTHENNSKHLSFDEVVNQSSPSNCTVYCGGVSTGLTEQLMRQTFSPFGQIMEVRVFPDKGYSFVRFNSHESAAHAIVSVNGSSIEGHIVKCYWGKETPDMMNSMQQMPVPQQNKMGFAAAQPYGQWGQWYGNGPQIGQYVPNGWQVPTYGVYGQAWNQQGFNHLPASAGWTGMSAISNGGVMEPTQGLNGSMLANQPGMGAAGYPTH, encoded by the exons ATGATGGAGGACGATCAACCCAGAACCTT GTATGTGGGGAATCTGTCCAGGGATGTCACCGAGCCCCTCATTCTGCAGGTCTTCACACAGATAGGCCCCTGCAAGAGCTGTAAAATGATAGTCGAT ACAGCTGGAAATGATCCGTACTGCTTCGTGGAGTTCTATGACCACAGGCATGCTGCTGCCTCATTGGCAGCTATGAATGGAAGGAAAATAATGGGTAAG GAAGTCAAAGTCAACTGGGCCACGACACCAACCAGCCAGAAAAAAGACACAAGTA atcattttcatgtttttgttggCGACCTCAGCCCAGAAATAACCACAGAAGACGTCAAAGCTGCCTTTGGTCCATTTGGCAGGATATC AGATGCTCGTGTTGTGAAAGACATGGCTACAGGGAAATCTAAAGGCTATGGCTTCGTGTCTTTCTTTAACAAATGG GATGCAGAGAATGCCATTCAGCACATGGGGGGGCAGTGGTTAGGAGGCAGACAGATTCGAACTAACTGGGCCACAAGAAAGCCTCCTGCCCCAAAGACCACCCATGAAA ATAACTCCAAGCATCTCTCTTTTGATGAGGTAGTGAATCAGTCCAGCCCCAGTAACTGCACTGTGTATTGTGGTGGAGTCAGCACAGGACTGACGG AGCAACTAATGAGACAGACCTTCTCCCCCTTTGGACAAATCATGGAAGTCAGAGTTTTTCCTGACAAAGGATATTCATTTGTCAG GTTTAACTCCCATGAGTCAGCAGCCCATGCCATTGTGTCTGTGAATGGCTCTTCTATAGAGGGGCACATAGTCAAATGTTACTGGGGTAAAGAGACCCCAGACATGATGAACTCCATGCAGCAGATGCCTGTGCCACAA CAGAACAAGATGGGCTTTGCTGCAGCCCAGCCTTATGGCCAGTGGGGACAGTGGTACGGCAACGGGCCCCAGATTGGCCAGTATGTTCCCAATGGGTGGCAGGTCCCCACCTACGGTGTCTACGGGCAGGCTTGGAACCAGCAGGGCTTTAA tcacTTACCGGCCAGTGCTGGGTGGACTGGCATGAGCGCCATCAGTAACGGTGGGGTTATGGAGCCTACACAGGGATTGAATGGGAGTATGCTAGCCAACCAACCCGGTATGGGAGCCGCAGGATACCCCACACACTGA